Proteins co-encoded in one Podospora pseudoanserina strain CBS 124.78 chromosome 7 map unlocalized CBS124.78p_7, whole genome shotgun sequence genomic window:
- a CDS encoding uncharacterized protein (COG:B; EggNog:ENOG503P715) has protein sequence MAPASAIPPALPPTVEEAYRRKCNKLRQRTNEVEKANDASRVRINRLKRQIEKLRLERVFLFEQLAKRTSTNVEDSDGSPSPPPTPKEKPLRLKRGHRKASILPVDGSGSQAGGSQAGGNGVGSSSLTASQFISQNPGGASHSPSGSDAFSLANKGGANGVHHQEPPKKPGNAFELYCNERNTAASADVATDDKAEQEESRREVDDDELARGWKDLSETQRGEFETRAGENMAQYEKERGEYDAAAAAAEAKRQKESEEAEEKGKENGTENATEEEQKDDQGDVEMGEYDTDQETQPNPEDD, from the exons ATGGCGCCAG cAAGCGCAATCCCCccagccctccccccaacgGTAGAGGAGGCCTACCGCAGAAAATGCAACAAGCTCCGCCAGCGCACCAACGAAGTCGAAAAGGCCAACGACGCCTCTAGAGTCCGCATCAACCGCCTGAAGCGCCAGATCGAGAAGCTCCGCCTCGAGCGCGTCTTTCTGTTCGAGCAACTCGCCAAGCGGACGAGCACAAACGTGGAGGACTCTGACGGCAGCCCGAGCCCACCACCGACT CCCAAGGAGAAGCCGCTGAGACTGAAGCGAGGCCATAGAAAGGCGAGCATTTTGCCTGTtgatgggagtgggagcCAGGCGGGGGGTAGTCAGGctggtgggaatggggttGGGTCGTCGTCTTTGACGGCGAGCCAGTTTATTAGCCAGAATCCTGGGGGTGCGAGTCACTCGCCGAGTGGGAGTGATGCTTTTTCGTTGGCGAATAAAGGGGGGGCGAACGGGGTGCATCATCAGGAGCCGCCTAAGAAGCCGGGGAATGCGTTTGAGCTTTATTGCAATGAGAGGAACAcggctgcttctgctgaTGTTGCTACTGACGATAAGGCCGAGCAGGAGGAGTCAAGGCGGGAGGTggacgatgatgagcttGCTCGGGGGTGGAAAGATCTGAGCGAGACGCAACGCGGAGAGTTTGAGAcgagggcgggggagaaTATGGCTCAGtatgagaaggagaggggggagtatgatgctgctgctgctgctgctgaggcgaAGAGGCAGaaggagagcgaggaggcggaggagaaggggaaggagaatgGTACGGAAAATGctacggaggaggagcaaaaggaTGACCAAGGGGATGTAGAGATGGGGGAGTACGATACTGATCAGGAGACGCAGCCTAATCCGGAGGATGATTAG
- a CDS encoding uncharacterized protein (EggNog:ENOG503PNY5), with the protein MGDFFTLHEEPRRPAGIPPVGRPLPPQRPVQNTDAIHPQTRTTRYHDGPVLTQQIGNPIIARHTMPSITPAAVSSDLREETPFTAEEMYDELTRWYVVRFEKVPVGKRLGWEIVKRIDVPETSSDQVLSKVRELNRTTVPVLHKLNDLDADVLDQINAVQKEVQQLFGYYFQTEVAQIEDRVWVVVKEKTSRERGRGYERDPKGSKHHHRGRHSDKRSKSRGAPVSRSRERKEERTSVTAYYKTAPKPGVDLHMLMYGRAEEPSTRPRYAYQNEVREEGHVRFQVPAQGLPQHHQQQPQHSQHSSSLPHPQHRQDHGPPQHQHQHVPPGDRQFGQTPQPPLQAPRNAPHQAGANIINRGESPGVQGRPPMPPQGYPQGLPQGHPQGHSHGHTQGYQQGKPQGDQQAHYRPPVQGQVQPRPISLQQGHPQIQTAQGQRQTEYRGNGGPIVTVTHTPHKPGILKQHPTEQGLPQRRASLTPHFAYPPDSPSTDESLVAEVFSEDEEDYDSDTAVSEESFPENLQFAGPRKPNNVVVNNPSPQPRFTENAAHGMPTKFPRQMPVQPMMQQQQQHQKQPQQQPQQHHVVKGRRHSVSHHMATERMYAPTPPPLFPMKERPRVDVQEIEKNAYEAGRADAQEEAFKLAERLTAAAKPQIILPERSRPQSPPQVLRHQSPAPTQPVRRITLPLQTPHSGVRRVQGMEARRESFVPTSPLDRYESGRTADRRRSSFVDRDTDRRRDDGTEYVVEYGTGAYDSDVLDEGEMYEERQRGSGVYRRASPVSYAPKAEDRLRRPSVHDDRDRQYETVRVRLGADRLPRREDDPVYARDREGDRADFVKRHDRRDSGVDVGGFRYEGLRPGLAKRTATYPARYSRDH; encoded by the coding sequence ATGGGCGACTTCTTTACCCTCCACGAAGAGCCTCGAAGGCCTGCGGGGATACCTCCTGTTGGACGGCCTCTCCCCCCACAGCGTCCTGTTCAGAATACCGATGCCATCCACCCACAGACGAGGACCACCCGGTATCACGATGGACCGGTCCTGACCCAACAGATTGGGAATCCAATCATCGCTAGACACACTATGCCATCCATCACCCCTGCAGCTGTTAGCTCAGATCTTCGAGAAGAGACACCATTCACCGCCGAGGAGATGTATGACGAACTCACTCGTTGGTATGTTGTTCGCTTTGAAAAGGTTCCAGTTGGCAAGAGACTCGGATGGGAGATTGTTAAGCGGATAGATGTGCCTGAGACATCCAGTGATCAGGTCCTCTCGAAGGTGCGGGAGCTCAACAGAACCACCGTTCCGGTCCTTCACAAGCTGAACGACCTGGACGCGGATGTCCTCGACCAGATAAACGCGGTGCAAAAGGAGGTTCAGCAGTTATTCGGTTACTATTTCCAGACCGAAGTGGCCCAGATTGAAGATAGGGTTTGGGttgtggtgaaggagaagaccTCTAGAGAGCGCGGCAGGGGGTATGAGCGAGATCCCAAGGGCTCAAAGCACCATCACCGTGGCCGACACTCGGACAAGAGGTCAAAGTCGAGAGGAGCGCCCGTCTCTCGctcgagagagagaaaggaggaACGGACCAGCGTCACGGCCTATTACAAGACCGCACCCAAACCCGGGGTGGATCTGCATATGCTCATGTATGGCAGAGCTGAAGAGCCTtcgacaaggccaagataTGCCTACCAGAATGAGGTGCGAGAGGAGGGTCATGTGCGATTCCAGGTGCCTGCTCAAGGCCTCccccagcatcaccagcaacaaccgcaaCATAGTCAACACTCTTCATCCCTTCCGCACCCTCAGCATCGCCAGGACCACGgcccaccacagcaccaacatCAGCATGTCCCGCCTGGTGACCGGCAGTTCGGCCAAACACCCCAGCCTCCGCTTCAAGCTCCACGGAATGCGCCACACCAGGCGGGCGCAAACATCATAAATCGAGGCGAGAGCCCGGGTGTTCAAGGCCGACCACCAATGCCACCACAGGGGTATCCGCAAGGCCTTCCGCAAGGCCACCCTCAGGGGCATTCTCATGGACATACTCAAGGGTATCAACAAGGAAAGCCACAAGGAGATCAGCAAGCCCACTACCGACCTCCAGTTCAAGGCCAAGTCCAACCAAGGCCTATCTCCTTACAGCAAGGCCATCCCCAAATTCAAACGGCCCAGGGCCAGCGGCAGACGGAATACCGAGGGAATGGTGGCCCTATCGTTACTGTAACACACACCCCCCACAAGCCTGGTATCCTGAAGCAACACCCCACTGAACAGGGCCTTCCACAACGCCGTGCATCCTTAACACCCCATTTTGCATATCCTCCCGACAGTCCGAGTACAGACGAGTCTCTGGTAGCTGAAGTCTtcagcgaggacgaggaagattACGATTCAGACACTGCTGTGTCCGAGGAATCTTTTCCCGAAAACCTTCAGTTCGCTGGACCAAGAAAGCCGAACAATGTGGTTGTGAacaacccttccccccagccCCGCTTCACGGAGAACGCAGCGCATGGTATGCCAACCAAGTTCCCGCGACAAATGCCGGTGCAGCCAATgatgcagcagcaacagcagcatcagaagcaaccacagcagcaaccacagcaacatcACGTCGTTAAAGGGCGACGACATTCGGTCAGCCACCACATGGCGACAGAGCGCATGTATGCCCCAACGCCGCCTCCGCTCTTTCCCATGAAAGAGCGTCCGCGGGTCGATGTCCAAGAGATTGAGAAGAATGCCTATGAAGCAGGAAGAGCCGATGCTCAGGAAGAAGCATTCAAGCTAGCCGAGCGTCTGACTGCGGCAGCCAAGccccaaatcatcctcccagAGAGGAGTCGCCCTCAATCTCCGCCACAAGTTCTGCGACATCAGTCCCCGGCTCCAACACAGCCTGTTCGCCGAATCACCTTGCCCCTTCAAACACCCCATTCTGGAGTAAGGCGGGTCCAGGGAATGGAAGCAAGACGTGAAAGCTTTGTTCCAACCTCGCCTCTTGACCGATATGAGTCGGGCAGGACAGCGGACCGAAGACGGAGCAGCTTCGTCGATCGAGACACTGACCGGCGCCGGGATGATGGTACTGAATATGTCGTCGAGTACGGCACTGGGGCCTATGATTCAGACGTCCTTGACGAGGGGGAGATGTATGAGGAGCGTCAGCGTGGCTCCGGAGTATACCGCCGTGCATCCCCGGTCTCTTATGCTCCCAAGGCCGAGGACAGGCTCAGACGTCCGTCTGTTCACGATGACAGAGATAGACAATATGAGACTGTGCGGGTGAGATTAGGAGCTGACCGGCTGCCTAGACGGGAGGATGATCCAGTGTACGCGAGAGATCGCGAGGGAGACCGGGCCGATTTTGTCAAGAGACATGACAGGAGAGACTCTGGGGTAGATGTAGGTGGTTTTCGATATGAGGGCCTGAGGCCCgggttggcgaagaggacCGCGACATACCCTGCAAGGTATTCCCGGGACCATTAA
- the CCT8 gene encoding T-complex protein 1 subunit theta (EggNog:ENOG503NUID; COG:O) encodes MSLNIPNAPNAGLFKGGYNNYDSEDGAVLRNIDACRAISSTVQTSLGPYGRNKIVINHLQKMILTSDAATILRELDVVHPAAKLLVMASQQQESEMGDATNLVIVLAGELLKKAEELLRMGLKTSDIVTGYERAQKIALDFLDELEIDKVEDIRTQDELSKAIRTVIASKQNGNEEFLSKLVAEAVLAVLPKNPANFNVDNVRVVKIMGGSLEQSRVVKGMVFPKEPNGSVKKAKKAKVGVFTCAIDTSQTETKGTVLLHNAKEMLDFTKGEESQLEAAIKELYDAGIRVVVAGSTVGELALHYLNRYGILVIKILSKFELRRICRVVGATPLARLGAPMPDEMGTIDVVETQEIGGDRVTVFRQEDEATRTATIVLRGATQNHLDDIERAVDDGVNVVKAITRDARLVPGAGATEIELVERIQAVGDKTQGLAQYSIKKYAEAFEVVPRTLAESAGLDATEVLSRLYAAHQKQDGWSAGVDIENNDGTFLLDAEEEGILDLLVTKQWAIKLATEAARTVLSVDQIIVARQAGGPKPPGPNKNWDED; translated from the exons ATGTCTCTCAACATCCCAAATGCGCCCAACGCCGGCCTTTTCAAGGGCGGCTATAACAA CTACGATTCTGAAGATGGAGCTGTCCTGCGCAACATCGATGCCTGCCGCGCCATCTCGTCGACGGTCCAGACATCGTTGGGTCCCTATGGCCGCAACAAGATCGTCATCAATCATCTCCAGAAGATGATCCTCACCTCCGACGcagccaccatcctccgcgAGCTCGATGTTGTCCACCCCGCCGCTAAGCTTCTCGTCATGGCCAGTCAGCAACAAGAGTCCGAGATGGGCGATgccaccaacctcgtcatcgtcctcgctggcgagcttctcaagaaggcggaggagcttCTGCGCATGGGTCTCAAGACATCTGACATTGTCACTGGGTACGAAAGGGCACAGAAGATTGCTCTCGACTTTCTTGATGAGCTCGAGATTGacaaggtggaggatatCCGGACCCAGGACGAACTGAGCAAGGCCATCCGCACCGTCATCGCCAGCAAGCAGAACGGCAACGAGGAGTTTCTCTCCAAGCTCGTCGCCGAGGCTGTCCTCGCCGTCCTTCCCAAGAACCCAGCCAACTTCAACGTCGACAACGTCCGCGTCGTCAAGATCATGGGTGGCAGCTTGGAGCAGAGCCGTGTCGTCAAGGGTATGGTCTTCCCCAAGGAGCCCAACGGAtcggtgaagaaggccaagaaggccaaggtcGGTGTCTTCACTTGCGCCATTGACACCAGCCAGACCGAGACCAAGGGCACAGTATTACTACACAACGCCAAGGAGATGCTTGACTTCACAAAGGGCGAGGAGTCACAACTCGAGGCTGCTATCAAGGAGCTATACGATGCCGGCATCCGTGTCGTCGTTGCGGGCTCTACAGTTGGCGAGCTGGCCTTGCACTACCTCAACCGCTACGGCATCCTGGTCATCAAGATTCTCAGCAAGTTTGAGCTCAGAAGAATTTGCAGAGTGGTTGGTGCCACACCACTTGCTCGTCTTGGCGCTCCCATGCCTGACGAGATGGGTACCATTGACGTGGTGGAGACACAGGAGATTGGCGGTGACCGGGTGACGGTTTTCAGACAGGAGGATGAGGCCACGAGGACAGCCACCATTGTGCTCCGTGGAGCTACTCAGAACCATCTCGATGACATTGAGCGTGCCGTTGATGACGGTGTCAATGTTGTTAAGGCCATCACAAGGGACGCCAGACTGGTgcctggtgctggtgctacAGAGattgagcttgttgagagGATACAGGCTGTTGGTGACAAGACTCAGGGTCTTGCGCAGTACTCCATCAAGAAGTATGCCGAGGCCTTTGAGGTCGTGCCAAGGACCCTTGCCGAGAGTGCTGGTTTGGATGCCACTGAGGTTCTGAGCAGATTGTATGCTGCCCATCAGAAGCAGGATGGTTGGTCTGCGGGTGTTGACATTGAG AACAACGACGGTACCTTCCTCctggatgccgaggaggagggcattCTCGACTTGCTGGTGACCAAGCAATGGGCCATCAAGCTCGCCACAGAAGCTGCCCGGACGGTGCTCTCTGTGGATCAGATCATTGTTGCCAGGCAGGCTGGTGGACCCAAGCCTCCTGGACCCAACAAG AACTGGGATGAGGACTGA
- the RMD1 gene encoding sporulation protein rmd1 (COG:S; EggNog:ENOG503NUN9) encodes MADTTAPIETTPLLSNSSSTSSVEPPSSPESATRPPKPQRNVTFNPNPVSKTIEPEQQYRTRIRTAGHHQHHQHQPPLSPSSPSAISTGGLGGGPPMLSALNNKLRRRNSHGGGGPSGVLPVAGAPGHHLPKIGPQRTTKNAQKLKLLPTPELEEDGADEESGREVYSQYTRIKDPTARRDAARLGKADRQTLPRVTAYCTANRYQMDGLMRFLKGKGKGRGANPKLIDECIYSPYSYSSKQVELSRQEQIIQVHSTPERRHSTGEVPGADGEGFHQQNLIDLRNEAAEVYASEQYGNGPHQSVDDLQQLGESVVATEGGDRLQPVDFDITVHTPEVFFFNYGVVVIWGMSASQEQRFLKEITKFELEKLGPDDVETEKFNFYYTHEYQPRIYNDFITLRDKSNYMTKLAISHALAQSVKTSLFEELIASTIEDCKDIPSQLALTGKIDLSRRQINMQIGELFILRIGVHLNGSVLDTPELFWVEPQLEPVYQAVRSYLEMDQRVGLLTERLDVIADLLAVLKDQLSHGHGEKLEWIVIVLIAAEIVVALVNIIVDLYVGID; translated from the exons ATGGCGGACACGACGGCGCCCATCGAGACAACGCCTCTCTTATCAAACAgttcatccacctcctctgtcgagcccccatcatcccccgagTCTGCCACCcgccctccaaaaccacagcGCAATGTCACCTTCAATCCAAACCCTGTCTCCAAGACGATCGAGCCGGAGCAGCAATACCGCACCCGGATAAGAACAGcaggccatcaccaacaccaccaacatcaaccgccCTTATCGCCCTCCAGCCCCTCGGCCATCAGCACCGGCGGGCTCGGCGGTGGCCCGCCTATGTTGTCCGCCCTAAACAATAAACTCCGCCGGCGCAATAGTCATGGGGGCGGAGGACCCAGCGGTGTACTTCCCGTGGCGGGCGCACCAGGACATCACCTACCCAAGATTGGCCCTCAACGTACCACGAAGAACGCTCAGAAGCTCAAGTTGCTGCCGACCCCGGAgttggaagaagatggagcgGATGAGGAAAGTGGCAGGGAGGTGTACTCGCAGTACACTCGCATCAAAGACCCAACTGCCCGCAGAGATGCCGCCCGTCTCGGCAAGGCCGACCGCCAGACACTGCCCAGGGTCACAGCCTACTGCACGGCGAACAGATACCAGATGGATGGGCTTATGAGGTTCCTCAAAGGGAAGGGCAAGGGGCGCGGCGCAAACCCGAAGCTGATCGACGAGTGCATCTACTCGCCATACAGCTATAGCTCCAAACAAGTCGAGCTCTCCCGGCAGGAACAAATAATCCAAGTCCACTCCACCCCTGAACGACGACACTCCACTGGCGAAGTTCCCGGAGCAGACGGCGAGGGCTTCCATCAGCAAAATCTGATAGATCTCAGAAACGAGGCCGCAGAAGTGTATGCTTCCGAACAATACGGTAACGGTCCCCACCAAAGCGTCGACGACCTACAGCAACTGGGTGAAAGCGTGGTGGCAACAGAAGGTGGTGACCGTCTCCAACCAGTCGACTTTGACATCACCGTCCACACCCCagaggtcttcttcttcaactaTGGTGTGGTGGTAATATGGGGCATGTCAGCAAGTCAGGAGCAGAGGTTCCTGAAGGAGATCACCAAATTCGAGCTAGAGAAGCTTGGCCCGGACGACGTGGAAACAGAAAAGTTTAACTTTTACTACACGCACGAGTATCAGCCGCGGATATACAACGATTTTATCACGCTGAGAGACAAGAGCAATTACATGACTAAGCTGGCCATCTCGCATGCCCTAGCCCAAAGTGTCAAG ACCTCCCTCTTTGAAGAACTCATCGCCTCCACAATCGAAGACTGCAAAGACATACCCTCCCAGCTCGCCCTTACTGGCAAGATTGATCTTTCTCGTAGACAGATCAACATGCAGATTGGCGAGTTGTTTATTTTGCGGATTGGTGTGCACCTGAATGGGTCGGTGCTGGACACCCCGGAGCTGTTCTGGGTCGAGCCGCAGCTGGAGCCGGTGTATCAGGCGGTGAGGAGTTATCTAGAGATGGACCAGAGGGTGGGGTTGCTGACGGAGAGGTTGGATGTGATTGCGGAtttgctggcggtgctgaaGGATCAGTTGAGTCATGGGCAcggggagaagctggagtGGATTG TTATTGTGTTGATCGCGGCGGAGATTgtggtggcgttggtgaaTATCATTGTGGATTTGTATGTGGGTATTGATTAA
- a CDS encoding uncharacterized protein (EggNog:ENOG503P84A) has product MVSKLAFNSLALLASSSSVLAQFQGTTYNQTGPFLLQVVTADDDALVGKYLTTCHAGATITGLCIGSNDVSNFTLSFYYNYTIVNGQPSKTGFLTWSLPVPGAEGPLSLSEPMSLMFEPGSNVAVPMFTPSQAGTPVGWDNNTLFIAAPYDDSKFRPNVYPNATTTDGSIMRQLRNWHSCWVLYSAYYFNSVGWVSGGEPRNPTCEPVTIVRVDPASLIISSPWDELPDEWSPVAPEEDQDEKDDEADDDEADDDEDDDAGDEDASAEGHQEGQQANPEETLGASAEGSASNSFGEEHGFNGAVQEGTGEYQVQQPQEASQGEQTQEGEQPSEEAHVEEHAEEEHAEEGHEGEQ; this is encoded by the exons ATGGTTTCCAAACTCGCCTTCAACAGCCTTGCGCttctcgcctcctccagctctgTGCTCGCTCAGTTCCAAGGCACAACCTACAATCAGACGGgcccttttctccttcaGGTCGTCacggctgatgatgatgcacTTGTGGGCAAATATCTCACCACCTGCCATGCCGGCGCTACCATTACGGGCCTTTGCATCGGCTCCAACGACGTCAGCAACTTCACCCTGAGCTTTTACTACAACTACACCATCGTCAACGGCCAACCATCCAAGACCGGCTTCCTCACATGGTCGCTGCCGGTTCCTGGCGCCGAGGGCCCCCTGAGCCTTTCTGAGCCCATGAGCCTCATGTTTGAGCCCGGAAGTAATGTGGCTGTACCCATGTTTACA CCTAGTCAAGCTGGTACGCCTGTCGGATGGGACAATAACACTCTTTTCATCGCGGCGCCCTACGACGATTCCAAGTTCAGACCCAATGTCTATCCCAACGCGACGACCACAGACGGCAGCATCATGCGACAGCTCCGCAATTGGCATTCTTGCTGGGTGTTGTACAGCGCCTACTACTTCAATTCTGTCGGCTGGGTCTCTGGCGGCGAGCCACGCAACCCTACCTGCGAGCCTGTCACCATTGTCAGAGTCGATCCAGCAtccttgatcatctccaGTCCCTGGGACGAGTTGCCTGACGAGTGGTCTCCAGTTGCCCCAGAAGAGGATCAGGACGAAAAAGACGACGaggctgatgacgatgaagctgatgacgatgaagatgatgatgccggGGACGAGGATGCTTCTGCTGAGGGTCATCAAGAGGGTCAGCAGGCAAACCCAGAGGAGACTCTGGGTGCTAGCGCCGAAGGGAGTGCCAGCAACAGTTTTGGTGAGGAGCATGGCTTCAACGGAGCTGTTCAAGAGGGTACTGGCGAATATCAGGTGCAGCAGCCTCAGGAAGCGTCTCAGGGTGAGCAGACCCAGGAGGGTGAGCAGCCATCAGAGGAGGCTCATGTGGAAGAACacgctgaggaggagcatgCAGAGGAGGGACATGAGGGCGAGCAGTAA
- a CDS encoding uncharacterized protein (EggNog:ENOG503P4RW), whose protein sequence is MADNTLENNMPGSSKYATLSFHKTDTIRLLGFPDEIKSNMESVIVSVWQPGIQSNGPCGEAFEFKLKGKPWGYFGSQDAVGGIRLLRDLLALLYNHSWELVTSAICSRRYTAKDTLIFRRTSLPSAVVPAQPVEWLGLATAFYDKIRIVYDAKNDGCPGTEADHDHLGVVIMSLKKMLESLDYFEKGDWSHDSFEFKLKGRPWRSRGEASVKMRLMVLRLLETMESMGWRVYATILQRTGTDEDRMMDTWYFVRTRPSGENVT, encoded by the coding sequence ATGGCAGATAATACCCTTGAAAACAACATGCCTGGCTCTTCCAAGTACGCCACCCTTTCTTTCCACAAAACGGACACCATCCGCTTGTTGGGTTTCCCAGACGAGATCAAGTCAAATATGGAATCCGTGATTGTCTCGGTCTGGCAACCTGGCATTCAATCTAATGGGCCATGTGGTGAGGCATTCGAATTCAAGTTGAAAGGGAAGCCGTGGGGATACTTTGGTAGTCAAGATGCGGTTGGAGGGATACGGCTGCTACGGGATCTTCTCGCCCTACTTTACAACCACTCCTGGGAACTTGTCACCTCGGCGATATGCAGCCGACGATATACCGCAAAGGACACTTTGATATTCCGACGAACCTCACTACCCTCAGCTGTTGTACCCGCACAGCCAGTTGAGTGGCTTGGGTTGGCGACGGCTTTCTATGACAAGATTCGGATCGTATATGACGCAAAGAACGACGGATGTCCAGGGACCGAGGCTGATCATGATCACCTGGGTGTCGTCATCATGAGTCTCAAGAAGATGCTGGAGAGCCTGGACTACTTTGAGAAGGGTGACTGGAGCCATGATTCGTTCGAGTTCAAGTTGAAAGGCCGGCCATGGCGGTCTAGAGGTGAAGCCTCTGTCAAGATGCGGCTGATGGTCTTGCGGCTGTTGGAGACGATGGAGTCGATGGGCTGGAGAGTGTATGCCACCATCTTGCAGCGCACTGGGACTGATGAGGACCGGATGATGGATACCTGGTATTTTGTgagaacaagaccaagcGGCGAAAATGTCACTTAA
- a CDS encoding uncharacterized protein (EggNog:ENOG503P021; COG:J; BUSCO:EOG09263FAK) has translation MMSAAPGRGAAALLRGSQRVCLKCARSSPTAAPLLRSTTATTTLLPRRTFAAEATAPSSPIPEQPTTTTTQPPPTPGPGPSPYRIKSALILTRPPLLTRLPTPFESSFYLYQKRLNERLVAPFRKDYYFKQDTAHDLEWRIKLKERHGVPAKDIGRYNPRGRMAWNDEVLVGSTASSPETLTEVLLKDAEVRVSEDGELIAPEEIVPVEKPMPRRTEADEKGDKTRLDRKLDETLYLVVKKGREGKWGFPMGQVETDEALHHTAKRALAEAAGVNMNTWVVGRVPVAHQVIEPEIEPETKKLVKRGDKIFYLKGRIMAGQADLTGNTQGLTEFRWLTQREMEKVLPRSVWESVKGMVELR, from the exons ATGATGTCGGCGGCGCCAGGTAGAGGAGCGGCTGCTCTTCTGAGGG GTTCACAAAGAGTCTGCCTCAAATGCGCACGATCCTCCCCCACTgccgctcccctcctcagatcaacaaccgccaccaccaccctcctccctagACGTACCTTCGCAGCCGAAGcaaccgccccctcctccccaataCCAgaacaacccaccaccacaaccacccaaccaccacccacccctggCCCAGGCCCCTCCCCCTACCGCATCAAATccgccctcatcctcacccgcccccccctcctaacccgcctccccacccccttcgaATCCTCCTTCTACCTCTACCAAAAACGCCTCAACGAGCGCCTCGTCGCCCCCTTCCGCAAAGACTACTACTTCAAGCAAGACACCGCCCACGACCTCGAATGGCgcatcaagctcaaggagcgTCACGGCGTGCCGGCCAAGGACATCGGGCGGTACAACCCCCGCGGCCGCATGGCCTGGAACGACGAGGTTCTCGTCGGTAGCACCGCCTCTTCCCCGGAGACGCTGACAGAAGTCCTGCTCAAAGACGCAGAGGTCAGAGTCAGTGAAGATGGTGAACTGATCGCCCCGGAAGAAATCGTGCCGGTGGAGAAACCtatgccgaggaggacggaggcggatgagaagggggataAGACTAGGTTGGATAGGAAGCTGGACGAGACGCTTTATCTTGttgtgaagaaggggagggaggggaagtggGGGTTTCCGATGGGGCAGGTTGAGACTGATGAGGCATTGCATCAT ACTGCCAAGAGAGCGCTTGCGGAGGCGGCCGGGGTGAACATGAACACTTGGGTCGTCGGCCGTGTGCCCGTGGCTCACCAGGTGATTGAGCCCGAGATCGAACCcgagaccaagaagctcgTCAAGAGGGGGGATAAGATTTTTTATCTCAAGGGGAGGATCATGGCTGGACAGGCGGATCTGACGGGGAATACCCAGGGGCTGACCGAGTTTAGGTGGTTGAcgcagagggagatggagaaggtgcTGCCAAGGAGTGTGTGGGAGAGTGTCAaggggatggtggagttGAGGTAG